One Formosa agariphila KMM 3901 genomic window, CATCATTGGCGTTTTGTATGGATTCTCGTCTACGATTTTCTCATACATTTGGAATAAGTTTCCGTATTTCGCCTCAACAATTGCTTGTCCTAATTCGTATATTTTAGCGGGAGTAGCATCTTTTATACCGTGAATTTTAGCTTGCTCTTTTCCGTAACGGTCAATAGCAAATGCGAAATCTAAGTATACCGCTTCACCAGTTGCGTTAACACCGTAACCAGCATCGCAACGTTCTTTAGCTGCTCTAGAAGCCACATCACGAGGTACTAAGTTACCAAAGGCAGGGTAACGTCTTTCTAAGTAATAATCTCTATCTGCTTCAGCAATATCTGTAGGTTTTAATTTCCCTTGTTGAATCGCTTTAGCATCTTCTAATTTAGCAGGAACCCAAATACGACCATCGTTACGTAAAGACTCAGACATCAATGTTAATTTAGACTGATAATCTCCCGAACGTGGAATACATGTTGGGTGAATTTGTGTATAACACGGGTTTGCGAAATACGCTCCTTTTTTATGAATTTTCCAAGCCGCCGTTGCGTTAGAACCCATAGCATTAGTCGATAAGAAATATACATTTCCGTATCCTCCAGTTGCAATAACTACAGCATGTGCAGAATGACGTTCAATTTCACCTGTAATTAAATTACGTGCGATAATTCCTCTAGCTTTTCCTCCAATTTTAACAACGTCTAACATTTCGTGACGATTGAACATTTCAATCTTTCCACGAGCAATCTGACGGTTCATTGCTGAATATGCTCCTAATAATAATTGTTGTCCTGTTTGTCCTTTAGCGTAAAATGTTCTTGACACTAATACACCACCAAACGAACGGTTATCTAATAATCCACCGTAATCACGTGCAAAAGGAACTCCTTGAGCCACACATTGGTCGATAATATTACCAGACACCTCAGCCAAACGGTGAACGTTTGCTTCACGAGAACGGTAATCTCCACCTTTTACGGTATCGTAAAATAATCTGTAATTTGAATCCCCATCACCTTGATAGTTCTTTGCTGCATTTATCCCTCCTTGAGCCGCAATTGAGTGTGCACGTCTAGGAGAATCTTGATAAGCAAATGCTTTTACGTTATATCCTAATTCGGCTAATGTTGCTGCTGCCGAACCTCCTGCTAAACCTGTACCAACAACAATAATATCTATATTACGTTTGTTTGCAGGGTTTACAAGGTCTATATGATTTTTGTAATCTGTCCATTTATCTTTAATTGGACCTTCTGGTACTTTTGAATCTAAAGCCATTTGTATTTAAGATTAATGGTTAAAAAAATGATAAAGTGCAATAAAGATAAATCCTAAAGGGATTAGTATTGAGTACGCTTTACCTATAGTTTGTAATGTCTTTTTTCTTCCGGCTGTTCCTCCCATAGATTGGAACGCAGATGTGAAACCGTGTAATAAGTGTAATGCTAAAAACACAAAGGCAATAACATAAGCACCCACACGAATAGGACTTACAAATTTATGAACTAATTCTTCGTAATAGCGGTAACCTTCTACACCTTCCATGGTACCAGACCAATCGCCATTAATAAACTTTGTATTAATTTCTGGAAACCAAAAATCGATAAAATGTAGGATGATGAATGCTAAAATAGCAACACCACTCCAAATCATATTTCTACTCATCCAAGTAGAATTTGCTGCACCGTTGTTCTGTGCATACTTTACACCATTTGCTTTTCTGTTTCTAATTTCTAATACAAACCCCATTACAAAGTGAAATACAACTCCAAATATTAAAACCGGCTGTAACGCAAATTGAATTAAAGGATTTGTTCCCATAAAATGGGATACTTCGTTAAAAAGCTCAGGACTAAATACCGATAAAATGTTGATGGCAAAATGCTGAAGCAAGAAAAACATAAGAAAGAAGGCTGAAAGCGCCATAGCGACTTTTCTTCCTATTGATGAATTTAAAAATCCGCTCATTTTTTTATAATTAGTTTTATTCCCAACAAATTTAACTTAGAATAGTTTTATAGGCAAAATCTAAAGAATATAAATTCAAATTTAGAACGATTTTAAAGAACCTCTCAACCGACTGATTTACAATGCCTTTTGAGATTAAAAATTTTTATTCAAACGTTTAACCAAATAGAATCTTAAGCAAAAACATGAACTCGTATCATATCGCAGATAAAAAACGGTCAGACACCTATAATACGTAGGCAAACATCCGTATAAATACGTAGAGCTAGCTACGCAATACTTTTATACTAACCTTTAACATCATTTTAAGGTTTCTATTTATAGCACTATCTATTATATATGTAATTTTGGAAACATCTCATTTTAAACATCAATTCTAATGAAATATCATGCAATAAATTCAGATTTATTTATTCAAAATAGAGCAAATTTTTCGGCTCAAATGAAACCTAACAGTTTAGCTGTTTTCAATTCCAACGACGTATATCCTATTGGCGCAGACAGTGCTTTACCTTTTCAGCAAGACCGTAATATTTTTTATTTAAGTGGCGTAGACCAAGAAAGTAGTATCCTGGTTTTATTTCCAGATTGCCCAAACCCAAAACATCGCGAAATTCTATTTTTAACTGAAACAAATGAGCATATTGCTGTTTGGGAAGGTGCTAAATTAGATAAAGACGCTGCTTTTAAAACTTCAGGAATTAAAACCGTGTATTGGTTGCAAGATTTCGAACGTGTTTTTAAAGAAATCATGACACAGTGTGAAACGGTTTACATAAACACCAACGAACATTATAGAGCCAATGTAGAAACAGAAACTCGCGAAGACCGTTTTAACAAATGGCTACGAGAAAAATATCCAGCGCACAGTGTTGCGAAAAGCAATCCGATTTTGCAACGTTTACGCTCCGTGAAAAATCAAATAGAAATTGATTTAATTCAGCAGGCTTGCGATATTACCGAAAAAGGCTTCCGCCGTATTTTAGAGTTCGTAAAACCAGGCGTTATGGAATACAATATTGAAGCGGAATTTATGCACGAATTTTTAAATAACCGTTCTAAAGGATTTGCATACACACCAATTGTAGCTTCAGGAAATAATGCCAACGTATTACACTATATTGAAAACAATCAAGAATGTAAAGCTGGCGATTTAATTTTGTTAGATGTTGGTGCAGAATACGCTAACTACTCATCTGATATGTCTAGAACAATTCCGGTTTCAGGAAAATTTACAGACCGACAAAAACAAGTGTACAACGCCATAAACCACGTTAAAAACGAAGCCACAAAAATGCTTGTTCCAGGTACAATTTGGGCAGATTACCATGTTGAAGTAGGAAAACTTATGACCTCGGAATTATTAGGGCTAGGTTTATTAGACAAAGCCGATGTGCAAAACGAAAATCCAGACTGGCCAGCCTATAAAAAATACTTCATGCACGGCACATCTCACAACATGGGATTAGATACGCACGATTATGGTATTTTAACAGAGCCTATGCAAGCCAACATGGTGTTTACCGTAGAGCCAGGACTTTATATTCCTGAAGAAGGTTTTGGAATAAGAATTGAAGACGATGTCGTGATTCAGGAAAATGGCGAACCATTTAATTTAATGCGAAATATTCCAATTGAAGCCGATGAAATTGAAGACTTGATGAACAAGTAACATCTAATTGTCCATATGTATTTTAAAAAAGCAGAACTTCGCATTGAGTTCTGCTTTTTTTTATGATATTTGATTCGTTAATGCGCAACCTACTATTATGAGAAACCTCCTATCTACTTTCTGTTTTTTTATCATTTCAATTATTGCATACGCCCAAACCACAACTGTCGAAAAATCTATTTACGGTATACAAACAGGGTTTCTAGGATTTTATGCAAATAACGAAGCCCGTTTAACAAACAGCATAGCCTTGCGTAGTGAATTAGGTTTAGATGCAGGATTTTGGGGAAGCGATGTAAACGATATAAATGGGTATTTGCTTGCACCTGTTTTAACATTAGAACCTCGCTGGTATTACAATCTAAAGAAACGCACCAATAAAGGTAGACGCACTGCAAATAATACAGGAAATTTTGTATCTCTTAAAACTAGCTATCATCCAGATTGGTTTACATTAACCAATGCAGACCATCTTAATTTTATTGGAGACTTTACAATTATACCCACTTGGGGAATACGTAGGCACCTTGGAAACCATTTTAATTACGAAACTGGAATAGGAATTGGTTACGGACGCTATCTATTAAACAAAAACGATTATTATTACGGTGATAAAAATGTAGTTGCAGTCAACCTTCATTTACGCATTGGTTACTCCTTTTAATCAACATAAATTCATAAAAAAACGGAACTAAAAATAGCTCCGTTTTTTACACTAATAATATTTAAGATGAACAGTAATTTTTCTAATTAAAAATTGCTAAATTTTATTTTTCAGCAATTATTCCACTCGTAATAATTGGAATCTTCGTTTAATTTAAAGCCCGTTTTTGGGTACAATTTATTTCCAACTATATTCGATTTACTCGTCTCCAAAAACATACCGCAAGCATGAGTTTTTACAACCAATTGTTTTGCTTTTTCAATTAAGTTTACAGACACGCCTTGTCCTCTAAAATCAGAAGTAACAAACAAATCGTTTAACAACCATAATTTCTCCATTCTCGTTGAAGAAAACAAAGGATACAACTGCACGAAACCAACTAATTTCTGACTTTCATTTTCTGCAACAAAAATTTCAGAATCTCTGCGTTTTAGTCTTTCAGAAAGAAACTTTTCTGCACCTTTTAAATCTGATTCTTTTTCATAAAAAACACGATACGCATCAAATAATTCGGCGACAGATTTCACATCTTCTTTAACAACTTTTCTATACGTCATGTTCTGAAAATTAATTTACGTTTTTAAACTGTTACAGAGTCGAAAACATAACGGTGTAATTTCTGAAGTGTTTCTAGTTTATCACTTGTATTTATTAAGAGCGAAATGTTATTATTACTTCCTCCGTAAGAAATCATTCTAATGTTTATATCTTGTAAAATTTGAAACAATTTATGTGTATCAGGATGGTTCACAATATTGTTACCTACCACGCATACAATAGTTCTGTGCGTATCTACACTTACATTAGAAAACTCTTCTAATTCAGCTACTATATCTTTTAAATACGTCGCATCATCTATAGTTAAAGATACGGCAATTTCTGAAGTTGTAATCATATCGATTGATGTATGATATTTTTCAAAAATTTCGAATACTTTCTTTAAGAAACCAGACGCTTGAAGCATTCTAGCCGATTTAATTTTAATGGCTGTAATACCATCAATCGCAGCAATAGCTTTAATCCCTTCACCTTCTGCAGAGTCGTCTATTAAGGTTCCATGGGCAGCAGGGTCCATAGTATTTTTAATACGTACTGGAATTTTTAAATCACGCACCGGCATAACCGTTTGCGGATGTAAAATTTTCGCTCCGAAATATGCTAATTCGGCAGCCTCATCGAACGATAAATGCGAAATGGCATCGGTATCGTGAACAAATCTTGGGTCGTTATTATGGAATCCGTCGATATCTGTCCAAATCTGAACTTCTTCAGCCTGAACCGCTGCACCAATTATACTTGCCGTGAAATCACTTCCTCCACGTTCTAAATTAGAAATATCACCATCGGCATCTAAACAAATAAATCCTTGTGTAATAAATACTTCTGTGTCTTTATTATCTTCTAAAACACGCGTTAAATTACGTTTAATATAGAATGAATCTGGTTCTTGTAATCTATCCGTACGCATAAAATCGAATGCCGAAATTAATGTTGCTTTTACACCGTCTTGTTGTAAAAAACGACTGAACATAAACGTAGATAACAACTCCCCTTTCGACACTGTAATATTATAAAGTAATTTATGAGATGGCTGAGATACCAACGCTCTTAATTCACCAAAAACAGAATCTATATATTGCAAAGATTCATCAATAAATTCTTGCTTAGAAAACAAGTCGTTTATAACGATAATATATTTATTATATAAAGTTTCAATAAGACTTAAAGCCTCATCAGATTTACCTTCAGAAATCGTATGCGATATTTCTACTAATGCATTTGTAGTTCCAGACATTGCCGATAATACAACAACCTTTCTTCCACCTTCTGATACGATACTTTTAACGTTAGTCATGTTTTCTACAGACCCAACAGAAGTTCCTCCAAATTTTAATACAAGCATAATTTTTAGTTTTAAAGGCTCAAAAGTAATTAGAGTTGAACGAATTAAAATAAAAATGAAAAATTTGTTCTAAATTTGTACAAATTGTTAAATAATTAACAAATGAGAACCATAGCCTCTTGTGTAGAAGAAATTTTATTAGCACAACCCTTTTTAGAAGAAGCCATTTCTAGAAACATTGTAAACTACTCTGCTTTAGCAAACGAATTGGTAGACCCCATAACCGAAATGCTTAGAAAACCCGTGAAATCTGGTGCGATTATGATGGCGTTACGTCGCTATTCTCCGCCTAAAGATTTAGGAAATTCGGTACGATTAAAACGTGTATTAAATAATTTAGGAGATATTACTGTACGCTCTAATTTATCGAATTACACCTACAAAAATTCGACAACTCTTTTCGAAAGTCACGCTAAGGTGATTAATAAAATAGGAGATAAATCGAATATATTTTATGCGTTTACACGTGGGATTCACGAAAGCAATATTGTAATATCTAGTTCAGAGCAAAATCATATAGACGCTATATTTATTAATGAACAACAAATAGGGTTACAGAATCACCTTTCGGCAATAAGCATAAACCTACCTGCAGACAATACCAAAATTGCAGGTTTATATTATCAGATATTTAAACGTTTAGCATGGGAAGGAATCACCCTTTACGAAGTGGTCTCTACAACTAACGAATTTACCGTTTTGGTTGAAGAAGGTTATGTAAACAAGGCTTTTTCAGCAATAAAACGATTACATAGTTAAATCTTAAAGTTTAAAAGTATTCTAATTTAAATGAAGCTATTATTTTTGCACATTAATTTTTAGTCATGATTTTACAACATAAAGGTTCTCCAATATATTATAGCGACCAAGGCAAAGGTTCTGCGATTATTCTACTTCATGGTTTTTTAGAAAACAGCAGTATGTGGAACCGCATAGCGCCTAAACTTGCAAAAAAAAACCGTGTAATTTGCATAGACTTATTAGGTCACGGAGACACCGCTTGCATTGGATATATTCACACCATGGATATGATGGCCGATGCTGTTCAAACCGTTTTAAATCATTTAAGAATCCGGCGATATTATATTGTGGGACACTCTATGGGAGGTTATGTAGCGTTAGTTTTAGCCGAGCGTTTACCAGATAATATAAAAGGTCTGGTTTTAATGAACTCTACCGCCAAAACAGATTCTCCAGAACGCATTACATTACGGAATCGTACTATAGACGTTGTAAAGCATAATTACGAAGCTTTAGTAAAAATGTCTGTCGCAAATTTATTTCTACCCGAGAACACTAAAAAATTCGAAAAAGAAATTGCCTGGCTAAAAACAGAGGCGCTTAGAACACCGCTTCAAGGGTATATTGCAGCTCAAGAAGGCATGAAAGTAAGACAAGATTTTGAAGTTTTATTTCATTTCTCACCCTATAAAAAAATGATTATTTACGGAAAGAACGACCCGGTTTTAGATCCAAAATCTATAGTTCAACAAACCTTAAACACCGAAGTGAGATTAGTCGAGTTTCCAGATGGGCACATGAGTTACATTGAAAATGAAAGCGAAACCCTACACGAACTAACGCAGTTTATCGATTAAATTAACCTTTTATCGTTTTGTTAATAAATATTTCATAAGTTTATTCCCTCAATACTATTTACTTATGAAAAACAAGACACACAAAACAGCCTCTATACCTAGACTTTACTGTAATGTTTTTGGTCATAATTATGAAGTAACAAAACAAGTAACGTATCACGTTAAAGAATATAAGTGTACGTGTTGTAAGCGAGAGTTAACAACTAATGGAAATGGAAATTTAATAGAACTTACACCAAAATTTAAGGAAATAAATTCAATTCTAGAACGTATTCACAGCTCAAAAATTGCACGCGTTAAAAACCGTACTTTTTCTGAGCCGTCCTACTATTAATTTTTTATTCTTCTTTACTTAAAGCATTCCAACCTTGGGCTGTTATTGGAATTTTAGTTTCTGCACGTGTTACCAAATGCATTCCTGCAGCTTCTTCAGTCATAAACCCTATTACTGTTAAGTTTGGATTCGCCTTTATTTTAGGGAAATCGGCTTGAGAAATGGTGAATAACAATTCGTAATCTTCTCCTCCACTTAATGCAACTGTAGTTCCATCGATATCAAATTCTTCGCAAGTACTTATAAATTGTGGGTCTAAAGGAATTTTGGTTTCATATAAATCGCAACCTACTTTACTTTGTTTACACAAGTGAATAATTTCTGAAGACAAACCATCGCTTATATCAATCATAGCTGTGGGCTTAACATCTAATTCCTTCAGTAGTTTTACAATATCTTGTCTAGCTTCTGGCTTTAGTTGACGTTCAATAATATAAGAATAAGGCTCTAAATCCGGCTGACTATTCGGGTTCACCTTAAACACTTCTTTTTCTCTTTCAAGCACCTGAAGCCCCATATAAGCACCACCAATATCACCTGTAACAACAAGCAAATCGTTAGGTTTAGCACCGTTTCTATATACTACATCGTCTTTAGACACTGTACCTAATGCGGTTACAGAAATTAATAATCCAGTTGTAGACGATGTTGTATCTCCGCCTATAACATCTATTCCATAGGTCTTAGCAGCAGTTTCTATACCAGCATATAATTCTTCTATAGCCTCTAACGGAAATCGGTTAGACATAGCAATAGACACGGTAATTTGAGTAGCTTGAGCATTCATAGCAAACACATCAGACAAATTAACCACAACAGCTTTATATCCTAAATGCTTTAGAGGCATATAACTCAAATCGAAATGCACGCCTTCAACCAACAAGTCTGTAGTTACTACAACTTGTTTGTCTTTAAAATCTAAAACAGCAGCATCATCTCCAATACCTTTTATAGTCGTTTCTTGTTTTATTTCGAAATGTTTAGTTAAGTGATCGATTAAACCGAATTCACCCAACTGACTTAACTCTGTACGTTGTTGATTTTTATCTTCTATCATACTGCAAAAATAAGAAGCTTATTTATAATTATACCTAAACAAAGCTCAGATTTTAAATTATAAATAAATGATTTCATGAAACTACTTAACAACCTTTAATTAAATTTTAATATATTTCGGACACCTATCTTATGAAATCAATTACACACCTCATTTCGATACTTATGAAAAATAGTTTTATTATACTTTTAGCATTATTACTATGCTCTTGTGCAGAAGATAGTGATGATAACTCCACAGCATCATACTTTGCATTTGTTGGATTAGAATTTACTCATAATTGGGACGGTGCGCCTATTAACAATTCCGACTTTAATCAATTCAAATACACAAACAACAATGGCGAATCTATGAGCATATCTAAGTTGCGCTATGTTATATCGGATGTAACACTCTACGATGAAGATAATAATATTAAAAACATTTACACCTACCCTAATTTAGTAGATGTATCAGACGCCAACTCCCTTTCTTTTGGAGTTTTCGATAGTATTCCTATTGGAAATTACGGCAACATTAGTTTTAGATTCGGACTTAAAGACAGTCAGAATGTTAGTGGGTTTTATACTAATTTAGATTCAGAAGATTTAAACATACCAAATAATTTTGGTGGCGGTTATTATTATATGCAACTAGAAGGTCAGTATTTTGTACCAACTGCAAATGATTCAATTGATGCTGTAGAAATAGATTATCAATTTTACACCAACAGAGCTGTAGATACAACACACATACAACCTTCAAGAGATACATCTATAAAAATTGATCTTGGTCCAACAACCATAACAGACAATAAAATTCTTACCATAAAAATGAATGTTGCAGAATGGTTTAAGAACCCGAATACTTGGGATTTAGATGTATTACATTCTGACTTAACACCTAATTATAATGCTCAAATTATGATGAATGAAAATGGTCAGAATGTATTTAGTTTAGATAATTAAATAACAAACCGTTTTCATTTCACACTAAAACATTGAGTAAATTATTCTAATTAATCATGTAATACAAATCATTACGTGCTCGAAAACCTGCAACTTAGCTTCCAAATATAACTCACGATATATAGGTTTATAAAACTCTTATTCTATACTAAATTACAGACTATTAAAGTAAAAAAAACAGTAAATATCGTTACATTATCAATTTACACATAATTCTAATTTTAGGAGAATTAAACGGAAAAGCAATCCGAATATAAATAACACATTTACATACACTTAAATGTTTTTACAAACTTCTTACCACTAACAGCAAAAAAGATATAAAAAACAAACTTTACAGGCCTATAGCTAAAAATTCCGCAAACAATTTCGCCTTTCAAAAACAATAGTTAAAATCAATCTAACTATTAGTTAATATAATGTAAGGTTCTATGGAAAAACTCTACTTAAATTGTATATTCGCACTCTCTTTAGAATTAATCTATTTAATATATGATAAAAGTATCAGATACAGCCAAAAAGAAAGTCATTGAACTAATGTCCGATGATGGTTATAATACAGCTACAGACTTTGTTCGCGTAGGTGTAAAAAGCGGCGGTTGTTCTGGGTTGTCTTACGATTTAAAATTTGACAAAGAACAACAAGAGGAAGATAAAATCTTCGAAGACAATGGTGTAAAAATTATTGTAGATAAAAAAAGCTTTTTGTACTTAATTGGAACTACACTAGAATATTCTGGTGGTTTAAATGGTGCAGGCTTCGTGTTTAACAATCCCAATGCAAATAGAACTTGTGGTTGTGGAGAAAGTTTTTCACTTTAATTTAAATTAAGTTTTAAAGTTAATACTACATAAACTTCGCTTTATAACTTTTAACTTTTTCACTTTACAACATTAAACTAAATTTATGAGTAAGTATACAGAGGATGACTTAAGGGAAGAATTAAAAACCAAAGAATATGAATATGGTTTTTATACTGACATGGAATCAGACACTTTTCCTATTGGTCTAAATGAAGATATTGTGAGAGCTATTTCCCTTAAAAAAGGAGAGCCAGAGTGGATGACAGATTGGAGATTAGAAGCTTTTCGTGTTTGGCAAGACATGGAAGAGCCAGATTGGGCAAACGTAAATTATGTAAAACCAGATTTTCAATCTATTGCATATTACTCTGCACCAAAATCGGTTGACCCAAATAAAACACTAGACGATGTAGATCCAGATTTACTAGCCATGTATAAGAAGCTAGGAATATCGATAGACGAGCAGAAGAAGATGAATAATGTGGCTATGGATATTGTTGTCGATTCTGTTTCGGTAGCAACAACATTCAAGAAAACATTATCTGAAAAAGGAATTATATTCATGTCTATTTCTGAAGCTATCAAGGAGCATCCAGAATTAGTTAGAAAATATTTAGGAACTATTGTCCCTCAAAAAGACAACTATTACGCGGCTTTAAATTCTGCTGTATTTAGTGATGGGTCTTTCTGTTACATTCCTAAAGGTGTTCGTTGCCCAATGGAATTATCTACATATTTCAGAATAAATCAAGGAGGAACTGGACAGTTTGAACGTACACTTTTAGTAGCAGACGAAGGAAGTTATGTAAGTTACCTTGAAGGTTGTACTGCACCTAGTCGTGACGAAAATCAATTACACGCTGCCGTTGTAGAGCTTATTGCTATGGACAATGCAGAAATAAAATATTCTACAGTACAAAACTGGTTCCCAGGAAATGCTGAAGGAAAAGGCGGTGTATATAATTTTGTGACTAAACGTGGACTGTGTGAGAAAAATGCAAAAATCTCATGGACTCAGGTCGAAACAGGATCTGCTGTAACTTGGAAATACCCAAGTTGTATTTTAAAAGGAGATAACTCTGTTGGAGAATTTTACTCGATAGCTGTTACTAATAATTACCAACAAGCCGATACTGGAACAAAAATGATTCATTTAGGAAAAAACACTAAATCGACCATTATTAGTAAAGGTATTTCTGCTGGTAAATCTCAAAACTCTTATAGAGGATTAGTTCACATTAGCCCAAGAGCAGAAAATGCACGTAACTTCTCGCAATGCGACAGTTTATTAATGGGTAACGAGTGTGGTGCACATACCTTCCCATATATTGAAGCTAAAAATAAAACAGCGCAAATAGAACACGAGGCAACCACTAGTAAAATTGGTGAAGACCAAATTTTCTATTGTAACCAACGTGGAATAGATACAGAAAAAGCAATTGCCTTAATTGTAAACGGATTTAGTAAAGATGTATTAAATAAATTACCAATGGAATTTGCTGTAGAAGCTCAAAAACTATTGGAAATAAGTTTAGAAGGATCTGTAGGATAATTGCTTAAAGAAGTACAAAAATGAAAAACGCTCTTGTTTTAATACTTTGCTTAACCGTTTTAATTAGTTGTAAAAACGATAGTAAATCTACTGCAGAAACGACATCTACAAATCAAGCAGATACTACCGAAATTATTAAAGGTGAATTTGTCTATTTTGAAGATGCTGCTGTATTACAAACCACGAAAGAGGTTTATGGAGTAGTGATTAACGACAACATGCATGAGTTAAACAAACAAGCTAAAGCCTATAAAACAGAAGCCACCGATATGGTTCCTGTAGA contains:
- the sufB gene encoding Fe-S cluster assembly protein SufB, with protein sequence MSKYTEDDLREELKTKEYEYGFYTDMESDTFPIGLNEDIVRAISLKKGEPEWMTDWRLEAFRVWQDMEEPDWANVNYVKPDFQSIAYYSAPKSVDPNKTLDDVDPDLLAMYKKLGISIDEQKKMNNVAMDIVVDSVSVATTFKKTLSEKGIIFMSISEAIKEHPELVRKYLGTIVPQKDNYYAALNSAVFSDGSFCYIPKGVRCPMELSTYFRINQGGTGQFERTLLVADEGSYVSYLEGCTAPSRDENQLHAAVVELIAMDNAEIKYSTVQNWFPGNAEGKGGVYNFVTKRGLCEKNAKISWTQVETGSAVTWKYPSCILKGDNSVGEFYSIAVTNNYQQADTGTKMIHLGKNTKSTIISKGISAGKSQNSYRGLVHISPRAENARNFSQCDSLLMGNECGAHTFPYIEAKNKTAQIEHEATTSKIGEDQIFYCNQRGIDTEKAIALIVNGFSKDVLNKLPMEFAVEAQKLLEISLEGSVG
- a CDS encoding HesB/IscA family protein translates to MIKVSDTAKKKVIELMSDDGYNTATDFVRVGVKSGGCSGLSYDLKFDKEQQEEDKIFEDNGVKIIVDKKSFLYLIGTTLEYSGGLNGAGFVFNNPNANRTCGCGESFSL